A region of the Raphanus sativus cultivar WK10039 unplaced genomic scaffold, ASM80110v3 Scaffold0052, whole genome shotgun sequence genome:
ccggcttggtcttgtatcttcaattgGATCATCTCTTCAATCAGTAGCTGGTTCTGGCCGGTTTGTCCATCTTGATCTAGGATCTGTTGGACAGCCTTGGAGAACCCTTCCCTTATCGCCCTGGTTCCACTCCTAGTGGTCGGACCGCGCCTAATTATGGGAACCTCTACTTGGATGGCCTCATCACATGCTTAGTTATTGCTTGAGAATCGTAGTAGCATGCTAATGGTTAGGTTGATTGGTTAGTTAGCGATTGCTGAATGCTTAGATGATATCGCTAGGTTGTGGATAGTTAGATATTCTGGAATTAGTCTTTATGCTATATTCTGGAATGTGTTTGATTGTGGTTGTTGTGATTATTGCTTGGATCCTCGGTTATATTACCGGGTTtggtattgtttatatattggcCGACAGCATTGTGTAACCCGCATTGCTAGGCGTATTAGGGGTGAGTTAGTGTTCCTTCAgcctcgtatttagcgggtttaaggaaaccccttattcgctggatcgggaagactcagagagaTGGGGTCATGGCCTAGGGCTGAGtgttacacgacggtgtaacgtggcagtgacccgaaggactgtgggttgtcgcgcggtgacccgaaggactgtgggttgtcgcgcggtgacccgaaggactgtgggccgcggtcggttgaaagttccttcttctggcctttgtggtaggaagatAGGATATTGCCGATAGTGAAGGAGGAACCTAACGTCACCAGGGCCCgagttagatatatattatatagtgtaAAGGGATTGGTAAACCCTGGTTAAGTTTTATCGACTATCTTATAGTATCGATATTTTACTCGTATTATTTTCTGCTGCggatttcagatatttttgatATGCGTATAGTATTATCGTTATTCTCTTTGGGTTGTGCAATTAGGTGAACCTCTCGCTTTAGATTGTTTGGGGTGGGATAGCGAGGGGTTGTATTTGTTAGTTGGCGATTGTAACTCACTGAGTAATGCTAGATTACTCATCCCTCACTCGTTGTTGTTTTCAGGTGACCAGTAGTGTTGATAGAGGAAGCGGGAAGTTAGGCCGGCTGGTGTAGATTTTGCATCTCTTTTTGCTTGCGACGTTTTCAGACTATAAGTATGTATCTTTTCTCTTGGCATGCCACCAcgtgtataatattttgtgtgttgTGAACCCAGTATgatataagataaataaatcgATGTTTTGTGTAAATGGCTTGTTGTATCTGATATTAGCTTGTCCAAGCTAACACAACATCAGATTGGAGTACGGGTTGAGAAGCCTTAGGCTTTAATCTGACGGGACGTGTTAATGGGCGGACTGGCCTAATCACGAATTGCACTCTTTGTGATCATGGCTGGATCGTTCCTAGCTCGTCATGTAGCGCTCCCTGACCTTGGTAGAAAGTCagccgtcggtcatgttcttgtttgattgttggccgatGGTTCGACCTATACCTAgaacggttcgggggtgttacaccCGGGGCTGAACAAGATGTATAGGGACATGAAGAGGTACTACCATTGGGTAAGAATGAAAGCTGATGTGGCCGAGTTGGTGGCCAAGTGTCCTACTTGCCAACTAGTGAAGGCCGAGCATCAGGTTCCCAGTGGCTTGTTTCAGAACCTCCCTATACcggaatggaagtgggatcatatcacaatggactttgtgactgggttCCCAACGACCAAGAGCAAGAAGGATGCAGTTTGGGTGATTGTGGATCGTCTGACCAAGTCTGCACACTTCTTACCAATCAAGAAGGGTGATGGGGTGGATGAGATAGTGAAGATCTACATAGATGAGattgtgaggctgcatggagtgccggccagtatagtctcagatAGAGACCCAAGGTTCACTTCTTACTTCTGGAGGGCTTTTCAAAAAGCCTTAGTAACTATagtgaacatgagcacatcctaCCATCCCCAAACGGATGGGCAATCAGAGAGGACCATCCAGACTCTGGAGGACATGCTGAGGGCATGTGTTCTAGACTGGGgcgactcatgggagaagcacttgccactggtggagtttgcatacaacaacagcttccacaccagtataggcatgtctccctatgaggaattgtatgggcggccttgcaggacacccttatgctggacccaagtgggggagcgcagcataataggtcctgagataGTGGAGGAGACAacagagaagatcaagttggtCAATTAAAAGATGTAAAGAGGCACAAGACCGCCAGAAGAGCTATGCTGATAAGAGAagaaaacatcttgagtttgaggttggtgatctgatctatctcaagatgattaccttcaaggGTAGGGCCAGAGTCTCTGGAAGGAGGAAACTGGACCCTAGGTTCTTAGGTCCGTTCAGGATACTCGagagagttggggcagtggcttaca
Encoded here:
- the LOC130500869 gene encoding uncharacterized protein LOC130500869, producing MYRDMKRYYHWVRMKADVAELVAKCPTCQLVKAEHQVPSGLFQNLPIPEWKWDHITMDFVTGFPTTKSKKDAVWVIVDRLTKSAHFLPIKKGDGVDEIVKIYIDEIVRLHGVPASIVSDRDPRFTSYFWRAFQKALVTIVNMSTSYHPQTDGQSERTIQTLEDMLRMITFKGRARVSGRRKLDPRFLGPFRILERVGAVAYKLDLPSEMDAYHNVFHVSQLRKCLTDQDIVLPEIPKDLGESALARDDARDLVGLLVSEVNLGKGDIRGDEWILDTGCSFHMTARDDVFINFKEVSGGRVRMANGTQTEVKGIGSVRFENPDGTTVVLHEVRYMPGISRNLISLGTLEVKG